Proteins encoded within one genomic window of Candidatus Dadabacteria bacterium:
- a CDS encoding CPBP family intramembrane metalloprotease has protein sequence MKRLLSKNLAIPFAAYGVVIAAIIISRAAIGREYALLLSAGFMLWVPFLLDRGAVDVLRFDPRGLVRGAVISIAVLFSYLVCLYLFSAYLGKTVKFVEPTALFVLTHLVVIAFPEEFFFRGYLQRTLGGGWGAIIAASVLFALAHLLVICVFSGGSYCAQNVLTFFPSLVMGYLYMRTGNIWSSVFFHFAANIVYLSFRLA, from the coding sequence GTGAAACGACTTCTTTCGAAAAACCTTGCGATACCGTTTGCCGCCTACGGGGTGGTGATAGCGGCGATCATAATCTCAAGAGCCGCGATTGGCCGTGAGTACGCCCTTTTGCTCTCGGCGGGGTTCATGCTCTGGGTTCCGTTCCTGCTTGACCGCGGCGCGGTGGATGTTTTGAGGTTTGATCCGCGGGGACTGGTTCGGGGAGCGGTAATTTCTATTGCGGTGCTTTTCTCCTACCTGGTCTGCCTATATCTTTTTTCAGCCTACTTGGGAAAAACGGTCAAGTTCGTTGAACCGACGGCACTTTTCGTGCTCACGCACCTTGTAGTTATAGCGTTTCCCGAGGAGTTTTTCTTCAGGGGATACCTTCAGAGAACTCTCGGCGGCGGATGGGGTGCGATTATTGCGGCAAGCGTGCTTTTTGCCTTGGCGCATCTTCTCGTGATCTGCGTATTCTCCGGTGGGAGCTACTGCGCGCAGAACGTCCTCACCTTTTTCCCTTCGCTTGTCATGGGGTATCTGTACATGAGAACCGGAAACATCTGGTCAAGCGTCTTCTTTCACTTCGCCGCAAATATCGTTTACCTGTCTTTTAGGCTTGCTTAG
- a CDS encoding NAD+ synthase, with protein MKQLRTGLSQINPSVGNITGNTKKITKVIEAARGLDIDILCFPELSVTGYPPEDLLLKPEFIDDNIRALDEIKKCCPDNMVVIVGFVDKKDDIFNSAAVIQRGELIDVYHKLRLPNYGVFDENRYFQSERRFPVYSMGKMTFGVTICEDIWYPGEPIRSQVLLGNAQIIFNLSASPYYMGKPLARERMLATRAVDYNTIIAYCNMVGGQDELVFDGNSMFIDEKGNIVATARHFEEDLLVCDVNTERVYKSRLNTPTIRKTRYELSFEENQLETFTLKTTKTKRKVKIPGKQTDPSGDPLKCAFSALVLGTGDYIRKNGFEKVVIGLSGGIDSSLTTVIATEAVGPSKVVGVSMPSMYSSKGSVTDAKKLAHNLGIELLSIPIEDVFRCYEEMFAEFFSGMESDVTEENIQARIRGNILMALSNKFGWLVLATSNKSELAVGYSTLYGDMSGGFAVIKDVPKTMVYELSHYYNRLRGKQIIPKSVIEKPPSAELCPDQKDIDSLPEYDTLDRILKAYVEDGLGVDDIVKLGEKRSVVRRVIRMVNTNEYKRRQSAPGIKITSLAFGKDRRFPITNLYKK; from the coding sequence ATGAAACAGTTGCGGACCGGGCTCTCCCAGATCAACCCGAGCGTGGGGAACATAACCGGAAATACGAAGAAAATAACCAAAGTGATCGAGGCGGCGCGAGGTCTCGATATAGACATTTTGTGTTTCCCCGAGCTTTCCGTGACCGGCTATCCCCCCGAGGATCTCCTTCTTAAACCTGAGTTCATCGACGACAACATCCGGGCGCTTGACGAAATAAAGAAGTGCTGTCCGGACAACATGGTCGTCATAGTGGGCTTTGTCGATAAAAAGGATGACATATTCAACTCGGCAGCCGTAATCCAGAGAGGGGAGCTAATCGACGTATACCACAAACTCCGCCTTCCCAATTACGGAGTGTTCGACGAGAACCGCTATTTCCAGTCAGAAAGACGGTTTCCCGTTTACTCCATGGGAAAAATGACTTTCGGGGTCACGATCTGCGAGGACATATGGTATCCCGGAGAACCTATAAGAAGCCAGGTTCTGCTAGGAAACGCCCAGATCATATTCAACCTCTCGGCTTCACCCTACTACATGGGGAAACCTCTAGCTAGGGAAAGGATGCTCGCCACAAGGGCGGTTGACTACAACACAATAATAGCCTACTGCAACATGGTCGGCGGGCAGGACGAGCTTGTGTTTGATGGAAACAGCATGTTCATAGATGAAAAAGGCAACATCGTCGCCACTGCGCGACACTTTGAAGAAGACCTGCTGGTCTGCGACGTTAACACCGAAAGGGTTTACAAATCAAGGCTTAACACTCCGACCATAAGAAAGACAAGATACGAACTTTCCTTCGAGGAAAACCAGCTCGAAACATTCACGCTTAAGACTACGAAAACAAAGCGGAAAGTGAAAATCCCGGGGAAACAGACTGATCCTTCTGGAGATCCTCTAAAATGCGCCTTCTCGGCACTTGTTCTCGGCACCGGGGATTACATAAGAAAAAACGGCTTTGAAAAGGTGGTGATTGGGTTAAGCGGCGGGATAGATTCTTCGCTTACAACCGTCATTGCCACAGAAGCCGTCGGACCCTCAAAAGTCGTCGGAGTTTCCATGCCTTCAATGTACAGTTCCAAGGGAAGCGTCACTGATGCGAAAAAGCTCGCGCACAATCTCGGAATCGAACTTTTAAGCATTCCCATAGAAGACGTCTTCAGGTGCTACGAGGAAATGTTCGCCGAGTTTTTCTCCGGAATGGAGTCAGACGTAACGGAAGAGAACATCCAAGCGAGGATAAGAGGAAATATCCTCATGGCGCTTTCAAACAAGTTCGGGTGGCTCGTGCTTGCCACATCGAACAAAAGTGAACTCGCGGTCGGCTATTCTACCCTCTACGGCGATATGTCAGGGGGATTCGCGGTGATAAAGGACGTGCCCAAAACCATGGTTTACGAACTTTCCCATTATTACAACCGTCTTCGGGGAAAGCAGATAATACCAAAATCAGTAATTGAAAAACCCCCTTCAGCCGAACTTTGCCCCGACCAGAAAGACATCGACTCGCTTCCCGAATACGACACGCTCGACAGGATACTGAAAGCCTATGTGGAAGACGGCCTCGGGGTCGACGACATAGTAAAGCTCGGGGAGAAAAGAAGCGTCGTGCGGAGAGTAATCAGAATGGTTAACACCAACGAATACAAAAGAAGGCAGAGCGCTCCAGGGATAAAAATAACGTCCCTTGCCTTCGGAAAGGACCGTCGCTTCCCGATAACCAACCTCTACAAAAAATAA